CGCCGGGGTCCTCGACGACGTAGATCCGGGGACGACCGTCGCGGGGACGCCGGCCACGCCGATCAGATGACCTGTCGGCAACTACGAATATCGAACCCGACCTGTCTGTTCCGTGTTCCGATTTTATTTCACGTTTTCCGTGGAAATCGACTCGGAAATTCCAGTCTTCACATAATATTTGCTATAGATCGACATTTTTAAACCCATCTCGCAAGGCCTTCAATATGCGATGGGTTCACCGAAGCATTTGGGTAGCGGAAAGCGTATCGGAAGACGGACATTTCTTGGCGGACTCGGCGCGGCTGTCGGTGCGAGCGTCGTGACAGGGACTGCGTCGGGATACCACGACGCGTACGACCCGGTGAACGTGGTCGAGGCCGGGGCCGACCCCAACGGTGAGGAACCGATCAACGACGTGCTCGAGGAGATAGCCTACGGGGAGGACGAGGTGGCGATCGAGTTCCCGCCGGGAGAGTACCGGATGGACGAGCAGTTCCGGTACACCGGTATGGAGTCGTTCGCCATGTTCGGCGACGACGCGACCATCGTCCCGGCGTCGGGCGACGAGTTCTCGGGTACCCCCCGGCTGTTCAAACTCGGCACGCACGTGAGTCCGGCCGACTGGGTCCGGATCCAGGGGCTCGAGTTCGACTTCACGGCTCCCAACACCGGGTTGCGAGCGCTCCAGGTCCAGGCCAACGACATGTACGTGGCCAACATCGACTGCCTCGGGACGCACGACGGGGGGACCTGGGGGCCGTACCTGTTCGACGTGACCGACCCCGCCTGTACCGCCGTGGTTCGGGACGTGCGCGCGCCCGACGGCGGCGAGTACACCGAAAACACCGAGGCGGCGTACGAACACACGGTCTCGGGCGGTCCCACGGGAATGATCGTCGGTCCGGCCCACGAGGGGACCATCTGGTTCAACTACTGCGAACTGGGCGGGTTCCCCGGCAACGGGCTCTACTCCTCTGCCGAAGAGGGGACGATCGTCGTTCAGGGCGGGGAGTACCGCAACAGCAACGTCGCGAACATCCGTCTCGACGGCCACCGCTGTTACGTCAACGAGGTGTCGGTCGTCGTGGACGAGGCCCGGCCACAAGACACCAACCAGCGGGGAATCCGCTTCGACGACGGCACGGACTTCGGTGTGTACAACACCACGATCGAGCTGTCACCGGCCACGGGGGAGGCCATCCGCGTCACGAACGAGGCGGAAGACGTCACCATCGAGGGCGTGTCGGTCACGATCGAGGACCCCGACCACTCCGAGGAGGCGATCGCTGTCTCCGGCGGCGCGTCCGACGTTCACATCGTCGACTCGGACGTCGAGGTGCGCGCCGGCTCCCAGGCGATCAAGCTCTACGAGGGCGACGGTACCGACCCGGTCGTCATCGAGAACGTGACGGTCACCGGCGACGCCGACGGCGGGTTCGGCGGCAGCAACGCCATCCGCTGTGAGCGAGACGAGTCCGAGTTCCACGACCTCACGGTCGACCAGCCCGGCGACTCCTATCGCCGCTGTCTGTACATCGAAGGCGAGGACTGTACCGTCGAGGGCGGCGAGTATCGCTCCACGCACCATCCGATCGTCAACAACGCGACGGGCACGGAGATCGCCAACCTCGAAGCCGAGGCGTACAACGACCTCGAGGGCCTCAAGATGTATCGCACCGAGGACTGCGAGGTCCACGGGTGCACCATCTACAACGGCATCCAGGACGCCACCGACCAACTCGCGGCCGGTGCTGACGATGCGGCCGCGGAGATCTACGACAACACCTTCCCGAGTTCCTGAGCGCCATCGACGGCGTCGGTCCCCGCTACCTGCCTGCCCATCCACTGGCTGCGTCAGGCTGAAACGGCCCCATCGGTCGCTTATGATCCAGATAAAACCCGCGACCACTTCGTACTCCCGGGTCTGACGCGTCTCTGACGTGTCTCATCGCCCGTATGGTAACTCCTAGCGTCGACGGACAGCGAGGGGATCGTTACGTAACCAATAGTAAGGTCTGTGTCGGCCAGTGTATGTTCCATGGACGAGACAGGTCCGGAACAGTCGAGACGTGGGGTTCTCAGAGCGATCGGCGGCGGGGTCGGTGTGGCGATGGCCGGAAACGGCATCGCCGGTTCCGCACTGGGACAGACCACGACCGGGAACGGCGGCGGCTCCGACAACACGAGCAAACTCGTATTCACGTACGACGACAGTCCGGCCGAGGACGTCACGAAGACGCTCCCGATCCACCAGGAGGAGGGCGTCCCGGCCAGTATCGGTGCAGTCTCCAGTCACATCAATCACTCCGAGGAGTGGCTCTCGGGCCAGCAGTTGCAAAAACTGGAGTCGGAAGGGTGGGAGATCATGTCCCACACCGCCGAGCACCGTGCGCTCGACGAGATCGAGGTCACGCGTGACGTCGCCCCGGGCGACACGAAGCTGTACGTCGAGTCGAACATCCACTCGCGAACGCCCGATCCGATTCTGATCAGCGACGGCGAGACGGAAACGACCGCGACGATCGTCGACGGTGGGGAAGACGCCAACGGAGAGTACCTCGAACTCGAATCGTCGGTCGGCCAGTCGTTCTCCGCGAGCGACGGGGTGACCGAGCGGTTCACGGACGAGGTGCTCCGGTCCGCGCTCGAAAACTCGAAGACAGCACTCGAACAGTACGGGGTGACCGTCTCGAATCTGGTCCTGCCGTACGATCGCTACGGCGAGCGCGCGAAGGAACTCATCCCCGAGTACTACGACGCGGTTCCGAACGCCGATTACGGCGGCGTCAACCACGTCGACGACCTCGATCCCTACGAGATGGAGCGGAAGTACTTCGCGATGGGACGGTCCGGCGTGACCGAACTCGGGGACTTCATGGACACCGTCGCAGACGAGAACGCGATCGGGATTCTGGCCGGTCACAGCCAGTCCGAGGAACTCACTCCCGACCGGATCCGGCTCGCCATCCGCATGGCGAAGGAACGCGACATCGAGATCGTCACGCTCCGTGAGGCCCTCCAGGACGCGGGGGTCGTCGACGAATCGAACACGTCGACGTCGGAGTCGACCGGACCGTCCGGTGACGACTCGACGGGGTCGTCGGACTCCTCGGGTGGATTCTTCGATTCGCTGGCACAGACGATCAGCAACATCATCGACTCGGTCCTGAGCGTTTTCTAGCCGACGGCCAAGCCGGTATCGGAGGCCCCTAACACGGCCCGTTGTTCCGACCCGACTCGCCGATCGGGCCGGCCGACGACACACTCACCGACCGAGAACCCGAGACGCCGTCGACCCCGGCCACTATCACCTCTATAATAACGACCGCAGAGCGAGTGGCGTCGACTATGACACGTCAGCGACGACGGAGTCGCGTCGAACCGCCTGCGAACTCGCCGGGGTGGCATCGATGACTGTCCTGGTCACGATCCAGCACCCGGCCCACGTCCACTTCTTCAAACACGCCATCGCGGAACTGGAGGCGAACGGACGGGACGTCCACGTCGTCGCCCGCGACAACGAGGTGGCGGTGGACCTGCTCGACGCCTACGACATCGAGCACGAGGTGCTGGCGAGCGAGAGCGACTCGCTGGCCCAGCTGGCGATAACCCAGGCGACCTACGAGTTCAGGGCCGTCCGCTACGCTCGCCGGATCGATCCCGACGTGGTCACCGGCATCGGCGGCGTCACCGCGGCGCACACGGCGGCGCTCGCCGGGGCCGAGAGCGTCGTCTTCACCGACACCGAGCACGCGAAACTGATCAACCACCTCACGCACCCGGTCGCCGACCGGATCGTCACCCCCGACTGTTACACCGACGACCTCGGCGGGAAACAGGTCTCGTACTCCG
The window above is part of the Halorientalis sp. IM1011 genome. Proteins encoded here:
- a CDS encoding polysaccharide deacetylase family protein, giving the protein MDETGPEQSRRGVLRAIGGGVGVAMAGNGIAGSALGQTTTGNGGGSDNTSKLVFTYDDSPAEDVTKTLPIHQEEGVPASIGAVSSHINHSEEWLSGQQLQKLESEGWEIMSHTAEHRALDEIEVTRDVAPGDTKLYVESNIHSRTPDPILISDGETETTATIVDGGEDANGEYLELESSVGQSFSASDGVTERFTDEVLRSALENSKTALEQYGVTVSNLVLPYDRYGERAKELIPEYYDAVPNADYGGVNHVDDLDPYEMERKYFAMGRSGVTELGDFMDTVADENAIGILAGHSQSEELTPDRIRLAIRMAKERDIEIVTLREALQDAGVVDESNTSTSESTGPSGDDSTGSSDSSGGFFDSLAQTISNIIDSVLSVF